The following proteins are co-located in the Labrys monachus genome:
- a CDS encoding HlyD family secretion protein, producing MTTIQSNDAKPSWRHKAGRILLILVVILAAGAGGAWYWWHSQQGKLPEGLVSGNGRIESNQVDIAAKSAGRVRDVLVQEGDLISTGQVLAHIDTTELQAERAKYVADTASQEASMLEAKATVMQRQAELTLKEANLRRALNLVVTGAVSQENRDQAQSERDAARAVLEAAKTSVTAQERSVAAAQALVDQTDAQIADATLVAPVRGRILYRLAEPGEVVSAGGKVLTVVDLSEIYMEIYLPSQQVMRIPIGSQARIVLDGADFAIPAKVSFVSPDAQFTPKQVETRSERDKLMFRVKLRLPPSLVERHLEQVKTGTRGTGYVRLDPTPPDWPDFLQKRFQGDPLDAGD from the coding sequence GTGACGACCATCCAGAGCAACGACGCGAAGCCTTCATGGCGGCATAAGGCCGGGAGGATCCTTCTCATCCTCGTCGTCATACTGGCAGCCGGGGCCGGGGGCGCCTGGTACTGGTGGCACAGCCAGCAGGGCAAGCTGCCCGAGGGGCTCGTGTCGGGGAACGGGCGTATCGAATCCAATCAGGTCGACATCGCCGCGAAGTCGGCGGGCCGGGTCCGGGACGTGCTGGTCCAGGAAGGCGATCTCATTTCGACGGGCCAGGTGCTCGCCCATATCGACACCACGGAGCTGCAGGCGGAGCGCGCCAAATATGTCGCCGACACGGCTTCCCAGGAAGCCTCGATGCTGGAGGCGAAGGCCACCGTCATGCAACGGCAGGCGGAACTGACCCTCAAGGAAGCCAATCTTCGCCGCGCGCTGAATCTCGTCGTCACGGGAGCGGTCAGCCAGGAGAACCGTGACCAGGCGCAGAGCGAACGTGATGCGGCGCGCGCCGTCCTCGAAGCCGCGAAAACGAGCGTGACCGCGCAGGAGCGGTCGGTCGCGGCCGCCCAGGCGCTCGTCGACCAGACCGACGCGCAGATCGCCGATGCCACCCTTGTGGCGCCGGTGCGGGGGCGCATCCTCTATCGCCTCGCCGAGCCCGGCGAAGTCGTTTCGGCGGGCGGCAAGGTCCTCACGGTCGTCGACCTCTCGGAGATCTACATGGAAATCTACCTGCCCTCCCAGCAGGTCATGCGGATACCGATCGGGTCGCAGGCGCGCATCGTGCTGGACGGCGCCGATTTCGCCATTCCCGCCAAGGTGAGCTTCGTATCGCCCGATGCCCAGTTCACGCCCAAGCAGGTCGAAACCCGCAGCGAGCGCGACAAGCTGATGTTCCGGGTCAAGCTACGCCTGCCGCCCAGCCTCGTCGAGCGTCACCTCGAACAGGTGAAGACGGGCACCCGCGGCACCGGCTATGTGCGCCTCGATCCGACCCCGCCCGATTGGCCGGACTTCCTGCAAAAACGCTTCCAGGGCGATCCTCTCGATGCGGGGGATTGA
- a CDS encoding DHA2 family efflux MFS transporter permease subunit: MSTGPVTPDGEVFATERDPRLRLIIPAVVAVAFLMEQLDSTIITTAIPEMARSLDTTPLRMNLAMTTYVLTLAVFIPVSGWFADRFGARRIFALSLLIFTVSSAFCGLAENLPMLLVMRVMQGLGGAMMTPVGRLILLRSFPRSQLVTAMTYMTLPAIVGPVIGPLLGGFLTHYLSWRWIFYVNLPFGALGIAMALRYVGDIYGDAATRFDFPGFLMVGTGVALLQFGIENIGRPTIPVPMIGAVVLLAVLLLLWFGRYARRVAAPAVDLTLFRLRSFWVGTLAGGVCRIGMNGVPFVLPLMLQVGFGLSPIESGSLTFVMALGALLVRPVSKHMLRLFGFDRVLFWSAVFGAAVTAGFALIGPDTPHWIIIIHVVVFGLARASQFMTSNTLSYADMPSAQLSRATSLGGVLQQLSVSFGVSVGAMLLGVVTWDGSPLTPQRFHEVFLLMAVIPLLSLPGFLRLRPEDGMEVSRHRGRALRG, from the coding sequence ATGTCGACAGGTCCAGTCACGCCGGACGGGGAAGTCTTCGCCACCGAGCGCGACCCCCGCCTGCGTCTGATCATCCCGGCGGTGGTCGCGGTGGCGTTCCTGATGGAACAGCTCGATTCCACCATCATCACCACCGCCATACCCGAGATGGCCAGGAGCCTCGACACGACGCCGCTGCGCATGAACCTGGCGATGACGACCTATGTGCTGACGCTGGCGGTGTTCATCCCCGTCAGCGGCTGGTTCGCCGACCGCTTCGGCGCCCGCCGGATCTTCGCCCTGTCGCTCCTGATCTTCACCGTCAGCTCGGCCTTTTGCGGCCTCGCCGAAAACCTGCCGATGCTGCTGGTGATGCGCGTCATGCAGGGGCTCGGCGGCGCCATGATGACGCCGGTCGGCCGGCTGATCCTGCTGCGCAGCTTCCCGCGCAGCCAGCTCGTCACCGCCATGACCTACATGACGCTGCCGGCGATCGTCGGCCCGGTCATCGGCCCGCTGCTCGGCGGCTTCCTGACGCATTATCTCTCCTGGCGCTGGATCTTCTACGTCAACCTGCCCTTCGGCGCGCTCGGCATCGCCATGGCGCTGCGCTATGTCGGCGACATCTACGGGGACGCCGCCACCCGGTTCGATTTTCCGGGCTTCCTGATGGTGGGCACCGGCGTGGCGCTGCTGCAGTTCGGCATCGAGAATATCGGGCGCCCCACCATTCCCGTGCCGATGATCGGCGCCGTCGTCCTGCTCGCCGTGCTGCTCCTGCTGTGGTTCGGCCGCTATGCGCGCCGCGTCGCCGCCCCCGCCGTCGATCTCACGCTGTTCCGCCTGCGCTCCTTCTGGGTCGGCACGCTGGCGGGCGGGGTCTGCCGCATCGGCATGAACGGCGTGCCCTTCGTGCTGCCGCTGATGCTGCAGGTCGGCTTCGGGCTGAGCCCGATCGAATCGGGGTCGCTGACCTTCGTCATGGCGCTCGGTGCCCTGCTGGTGCGGCCGGTGTCCAAGCACATGCTGCGCCTGTTCGGCTTCGACCGCGTGCTGTTCTGGAGCGCGGTGTTCGGCGCGGCGGTCACCGCCGGCTTCGCCTTGATCGGGCCTGACACGCCGCACTGGATCATCATCATCCATGTCGTCGTCTTCGGGCTGGCGCGGGCCTCGCAATTCATGACGTCGAACACGCTTTCCTATGCCGACATGCCCTCCGCCCAGCTCAGCCGGGCCACCAGCCTCGGCGGCGTGCTCCAGCAGCTCAGCGTCAGCTTCGGGGTCTCGGTGGGTGCGATGCTGCTCGGCGTCGTCACCTGGGACGGCTCGCCGCTGACGCCGCAGCGCTTCCATGAAGTCTTCCTGCTGATGGCCGTCATCCCCCTGCTGTCCCTGCCCGGCTTCCTGCGCCTGCGTCCGGAGGACGGCATGGAAGTCAGCCGGCATCGCGGCCGGGCGCTGCGCGGCTAG
- a CDS encoding response regulator transcription factor translates to MPPKSDPPQPPPRSGQPTRVVLVEDDHDLRQGLAEYLRLSGIMVVDVASAAALYKALRREDFDIVILDVNLPDISGFELARDLSAERRTGVIILTARTSREDRIQGYAEGADLYLTKPVDGEELVLAVRNLARRVHQADPASEERPAVETARTPPDKPWRLELRHYRLISPEGHAIPLSGREVMLMEHLAHAQGATVARSTLATLLGYDIRSPESRGLDAVLRRLRHKALENGSELPLHAIHSVGIRFSGPLSIV, encoded by the coding sequence ATGCCGCCGAAATCCGATCCGCCCCAGCCCCCGCCCCGCTCCGGGCAGCCCACACGCGTCGTCCTCGTGGAGGACGATCACGATCTGAGGCAGGGGCTCGCCGAGTATCTGCGCCTGAGCGGCATCATGGTCGTCGACGTCGCCTCGGCCGCGGCCCTCTACAAGGCTCTCAGGCGGGAGGATTTCGACATCGTCATTCTCGACGTCAACCTGCCCGATATCAGCGGCTTCGAGCTCGCGCGAGACCTGTCGGCCGAACGGCGCACGGGCGTGATCATTCTGACGGCGCGCACCAGCCGGGAGGACAGGATCCAGGGCTATGCCGAGGGGGCCGATCTTTATCTGACCAAGCCGGTCGACGGCGAGGAACTGGTGCTCGCCGTCAGGAATCTCGCCCGGCGCGTGCATCAGGCCGATCCCGCCTCCGAGGAGAGGCCGGCTGTCGAGACCGCCCGCACCCCGCCGGACAAGCCTTGGCGGCTCGAATTGCGCCATTACCGCCTGATCTCGCCGGAGGGCCATGCCATTCCGCTTTCCGGGCGGGAGGTGATGCTGATGGAGCATCTGGCGCATGCCCAGGGTGCCACCGTCGCGCGCTCGACGCTGGCGACCCTGCTCGGCTACGACATACGCAGCCCGGAAAGCCGCGGCCTCGACGCGGTGCTGCGCCGCTTGCGCCACAAGGCGCTCGAAAACGGCAGCGAGTTGCCGCTGCATGCCATCCATTCCGTCGGCATCCGCTTCTCCGGCCCCCTGAGCATCGTCTGA
- a CDS encoding sensor histidine kinase, producing MSWGRYVMVLLHLVAMTLCLLAGSAQAGGEALRIPPPVTIPPGFSGMLSLQGHMEVLIDPSRALHLSDVLGEQATRQFQPLAGQELNLGYTRRAAWVRFAIRGSVGLQTALLSLKPNFVDIMDVYVGPYRPGVAAADFALFAMGDHKPLADAISGLDNVVALEPAPGETKLVYIRVATINSSLNLSSSLYSTDSHTLKSTLEALAYGFWFGGMAVLVTIQLVFYHFDRRASYLLLALSSVGAMLVYFGNLGLSRMLLFPEGGRYNDLFTGCSGWFGLFSGALMIASILETRRRAPVMYWIFMGAAATGLLGVPFVLLNRQLVFAPYGGIVIILAATLAMVQAIRSANEEGVGTRLHAAAFSILWLGLAITLSQRYSIASMPNWTAHSYAVSVLVQTLLLTGALAVRLRAAEAMNRIMSKQALIAAQAAEQRANVMVVEKTRQLAAAKKVAEEALRAELEAQQQQVRFMEVISHQYRTPLAAIRSNIDSVGLSLPAHDGANRSRLDRVRRAIARLVEILEINLTRSRLQGPSFQPALVRTSLRQIAAAAAARGRDLLRGPEIVLVIAPEAEGASVMADAEMLGIAIINLLENAAKFSALAGASPVVLSCSVEEGAVTIAVSDEGIGIPAGEIEGVLARSVRGSNAQSVEGSGMGLSLVSRIATAHGGKVVIDSVAGKGTTVRIILPILPAPSEEDRGILQRS from the coding sequence ATGTCGTGGGGCCGGTATGTCATGGTCCTCCTGCATCTGGTCGCGATGACCCTATGCCTGCTGGCCGGAAGCGCGCAGGCCGGCGGCGAGGCGTTGCGGATTCCGCCGCCGGTCACGATTCCCCCCGGCTTTTCCGGCATGCTGTCGCTCCAAGGGCATATGGAGGTGCTGATCGATCCCTCCCGCGCGCTGCATCTGTCCGATGTCCTCGGCGAGCAGGCGACCCGTCAGTTCCAGCCGCTCGCCGGGCAGGAGCTGAATCTCGGCTATACCCGCCGTGCCGCATGGGTGCGGTTCGCCATCCGGGGCTCGGTCGGGCTGCAGACGGCGCTGCTGTCCCTCAAGCCCAATTTCGTCGACATCATGGACGTCTATGTCGGCCCCTATCGCCCGGGCGTCGCCGCCGCGGATTTCGCCCTGTTTGCCATGGGGGACCACAAGCCGCTGGCGGACGCCATATCGGGGCTCGACAATGTCGTGGCCTTGGAGCCGGCGCCCGGCGAGACGAAGCTCGTCTATATCCGCGTCGCAACCATCAATTCCTCGCTGAATCTGTCCTCCTCGCTCTATTCCACCGACAGCCACACGCTGAAGTCCACGCTCGAGGCCCTGGCCTATGGCTTCTGGTTCGGCGGCATGGCCGTGCTGGTGACCATCCAGCTCGTCTTCTATCATTTCGACCGGCGGGCCTCCTATCTCCTGCTCGCCCTGAGCTCCGTCGGCGCGATGCTGGTCTATTTCGGCAATCTCGGCCTGTCGCGGATGCTGCTGTTTCCGGAGGGCGGCCGATATAACGACCTGTTCACCGGCTGCTCCGGCTGGTTCGGCCTCTTTTCCGGCGCTCTCATGATCGCCAGCATATTGGAGACGCGCCGGCGGGCGCCGGTGATGTACTGGATCTTCATGGGCGCGGCGGCGACCGGCCTCCTCGGCGTGCCCTTCGTCCTCCTGAACCGGCAACTCGTCTTTGCGCCCTATGGCGGCATCGTCATCATTCTCGCCGCCACGCTCGCGATGGTGCAGGCGATCCGCAGCGCGAACGAAGAAGGGGTCGGCACGCGCCTGCATGCGGCCGCCTTCTCCATCCTGTGGCTCGGCCTGGCGATCACCCTGTCGCAACGCTACAGCATCGCGTCGATGCCGAACTGGACCGCCCATAGCTATGCGGTCAGCGTGCTGGTGCAGACATTGCTGCTGACCGGGGCGCTCGCCGTCCGCCTTCGCGCCGCCGAGGCCATGAACCGGATCATGAGCAAGCAGGCGCTGATCGCCGCGCAGGCGGCCGAGCAGCGGGCCAATGTGATGGTGGTGGAGAAGACGCGCCAGCTCGCCGCGGCGAAGAAGGTCGCGGAGGAGGCCCTGCGCGCCGAACTCGAGGCGCAGCAGCAGCAGGTCCGCTTCATGGAGGTGATCTCGCATCAATACCGCACGCCGCTCGCCGCCATCCGCTCCAACATCGACAGCGTCGGCCTCAGCCTGCCGGCGCATGACGGTGCCAACCGGAGCCGGCTCGACCGCGTGCGCCGTGCCATCGCGCGGCTGGTGGAGATCCTGGAGATCAACCTGACGCGCAGCCGGCTTCAGGGGCCCTCGTTCCAGCCCGCTCTCGTCCGGACATCGCTGCGCCAGATCGCGGCGGCGGCGGCCGCCCGCGGCCGCGACCTGCTGAGGGGCCCCGAGATCGTCCTGGTGATCGCGCCGGAGGCGGAGGGCGCGAGCGTGATGGCCGATGCGGAGATGCTGGGGATCGCGATCATCAACCTGCTGGAGAATGCGGCGAAGTTCTCCGCCCTGGCCGGCGCCTCGCCGGTCGTGCTTTCCTGCTCGGTGGAGGAGGGAGCGGTGACCATCGCGGTCAGCGACGAAGGCATCGGCATTCCCGCGGGCGAGATCGAGGGCGTGCTCGCCCGTTCGGTCCGCGGCTCCAACGCCCAGAGCGTCGAAGGATCCGGCATGGGCCTGTCGCTGGTCTCCCGTATCGCCACCGCCCATGGCGGAAAGGTCGTCATCGACAGCGTGGCGGGGAAGGGCACGACGGTGAGAATCATCCTGCCGATTCTGCCGGCGCCGAGCGAGGAAGACCGGGGAATACTGCAACGGAGCTAA
- a CDS encoding MucR family transcriptional regulator — translation MTVQDSSISLAADIVAAYVSNNPLKQADLPKVLADVHASLARMARGEPVDATDARPVPAVPVKKSVTADFIFCLEDGKPFKSLKRHLSTAFNMTPEEYRAKWGLPPDYPMVAPNYAQTRSTLAKRMRLGVVEEAAE, via the coding sequence CTGACAGTGCAGGATAGCAGCATCAGCCTCGCGGCGGACATCGTTGCGGCCTACGTGTCCAACAACCCGCTGAAACAGGCGGACCTGCCGAAGGTGCTGGCCGACGTGCATGCTTCCCTGGCCCGCATGGCCAGGGGCGAACCCGTCGATGCCACCGACGCAAGGCCGGTACCGGCGGTGCCGGTCAAGAAGTCGGTGACGGCGGATTTCATCTTCTGCCTCGAGGACGGCAAGCCTTTCAAGTCGCTGAAGCGCCATCTGAGCACTGCCTTCAACATGACGCCGGAGGAATACCGCGCCAAATGGGGCCTCCCGCCGGATTATCCGATGGTGGCGCCGAACTATGCGCAGACGCGCTCCACCCTTGCCAAGCGGATGCGGCTGGGCGTGGTGGAAGAGGCGGCCGAATAA
- a CDS encoding PadR family transcriptional regulator produces MFGRHHEGHGDRESFRGWGRGREHGCAPGGRRGRDGGFGDEGGGEFFGRGGWFGGRGGRVFGHGDLRLVILALIAEKPRHGYDLIRAIEEKFGGAYAPSPGAVYPTLTLLEEQDHIRGEASSGTKKLYAITPEGEAFLAQNRDAVDGVMARMDLAASAFAGHSTPDMVREAYRTLKHALHMRRGPWTPAEAERVRTIIDRAARDIVGGKSQD; encoded by the coding sequence ATGTTTGGACGACATCATGAAGGCCATGGGGACCGCGAGAGCTTCCGCGGATGGGGCAGGGGACGCGAACATGGCTGCGCCCCGGGCGGGCGCCGCGGACGCGACGGCGGCTTCGGCGACGAAGGCGGCGGCGAGTTCTTCGGCCGCGGCGGCTGGTTCGGCGGGCGCGGCGGCCGCGTCTTCGGCCACGGGGACCTGCGCCTCGTCATCCTCGCGCTGATCGCCGAGAAGCCGCGCCACGGCTACGACCTCATCCGCGCCATCGAGGAGAAGTTCGGCGGCGCCTATGCGCCGAGCCCCGGCGCGGTCTACCCGACGCTGACCCTGCTGGAGGAGCAGGACCACATCCGGGGCGAAGCCTCCTCGGGCACCAAGAAGCTCTATGCCATCACCCCCGAAGGCGAGGCGTTCCTGGCGCAGAACCGCGATGCGGTGGACGGCGTCATGGCCCGGATGGACCTCGCCGCCAGTGCCTTCGCCGGCCATTCGACGCCGGACATGGTGCGCGAGGCCTATCGCACGCTGAAACATGCCCTGCACATGCGCCGCGGTCCGTGGACCCCGGCCGAGGCCGAGCGCGTGCGCACGATCATCGACCGGGCCGCGCGCGACATCGTCGGCGGCAAAAGCCAGGATTGA
- a CDS encoding MFS transporter, with protein sequence MNAAATDGLPNPQRALAFLTIAIALTMAVLDSAIVNVALPSIARELAIPPSDAIWVVTAYVLAVTVSLLPLASLGDILGYKRVYWCGLAVFTAASFACANAHSLVFLACARVVQGFGAAGIMSVNIALVRYIYPKAKLGVGVGYTALVVAVSSAAGPSVASAILAVAAWQWLFLVNVPLGILALFIAARFLPQTPASGHRFDALSAVLNAVTFGLLIAGLDAFSDADGHARAALMLAGAAVFGAVFVRRERRLAVPMLPVDLLRRPVFALSMATSICSFAAQNMAYIALPFYFEQALGRSETATGFLMTPWPLMTALMAPIAGHLSDRLAPERLGSAGLVVLAAGLACVATMGAEPSSFDIGWRLAICGFGFGLFQSPNNRIIIASAPRERSGGASGLQSTGRLLGQSMGAAVAAVVFGLVAHGQTALIAWIGAGLSVIGALSSGLRRTSL encoded by the coding sequence ATGAACGCCGCCGCCACGGATGGCCTGCCCAATCCTCAACGCGCCCTGGCCTTCCTCACCATCGCCATCGCTCTCACCATGGCGGTGCTGGATTCGGCGATCGTCAACGTGGCGCTGCCCTCGATCGCCAGGGAACTGGCGATCCCGCCCTCGGACGCGATCTGGGTCGTCACCGCCTATGTGCTGGCGGTCACCGTCTCGCTGCTGCCGCTGGCCTCGCTCGGCGATATCCTCGGCTACAAGCGCGTCTACTGGTGCGGCCTGGCCGTCTTCACCGCGGCCTCCTTCGCCTGCGCCAACGCGCATTCCCTCGTCTTCCTCGCCTGCGCCCGGGTGGTGCAGGGCTTCGGCGCAGCCGGCATCATGAGCGTGAACATCGCGCTCGTCCGCTACATCTATCCCAAGGCAAAGCTCGGCGTCGGCGTCGGCTATACGGCGCTGGTCGTCGCGGTGTCCTCCGCCGCCGGCCCGAGCGTCGCCTCGGCGATCCTGGCGGTCGCCGCCTGGCAATGGCTCTTCCTCGTCAACGTGCCGCTTGGCATCCTCGCTCTGTTCATCGCCGCCCGGTTCCTGCCGCAGACGCCGGCCTCCGGCCACCGCTTCGATGCGCTCAGCGCCGTGCTCAATGCGGTGACGTTCGGCCTCCTCATCGCCGGGCTCGATGCCTTCAGCGATGCGGACGGCCATGCCCGGGCCGCTTTGATGCTGGCCGGCGCGGCGGTGTTCGGCGCCGTCTTCGTCCGGCGCGAGCGGCGGCTCGCCGTGCCGATGCTCCCGGTCGACCTCCTGCGGCGCCCGGTCTTCGCTCTGTCGATGGCGACGTCGATCTGCTCCTTCGCGGCGCAGAACATGGCCTATATCGCGTTGCCCTTCTATTTCGAGCAGGCGCTGGGCCGCTCGGAGACAGCCACCGGCTTCCTGATGACGCCCTGGCCGCTGATGACGGCGCTGATGGCGCCGATCGCCGGCCACCTGTCCGACCGGCTGGCGCCGGAGAGGCTGGGCAGCGCCGGACTGGTGGTGCTCGCAGCCGGCCTCGCCTGCGTCGCCACCATGGGCGCCGAGCCGTCGAGCTTCGACATCGGCTGGCGGCTCGCCATCTGCGGCTTCGGCTTCGGCCTGTTCCAGTCGCCGAACAATCGCATCATCATCGCCAGCGCGCCGCGCGAGCGCAGCGGCGGGGCGAGCGGGCTGCAGTCGACCGGGCGGCTCCTCGGCCAGTCCATGGGCGCGGCGGTGGCGGCGGTGGTGTTCGGCCTCGTCGCCCACGGGCAGACGGCGCTGATCGCCTGGATCGGCGCGGGCCTCTCGGTGATCGGCGCCCTGTCGAGCGGGCTCCGGCGGACGAGCCTGTGA
- a CDS encoding corrinoid protein — protein MADGDLDLSTLSDDELVEQMHDDLYDGLADEIVDGVNILLGRGWTPYEVLTKALVEGMRIVGVDFRDGILFVPEVLMSANSMKAGMHVLRPLLAETGAPKVGKMVIGTVKGDIHDIGKNLVTMMMEGAGFEVIDLGINNPVDNYLEAIEKHQPEILGMSALLTTTMPYMKVVIDTMKEKGIRSDYIVLVGGAPLNEAFADAVGADAYCRDAAIAVETAKTLISKRQGSIQSKTA, from the coding sequence ATGGCCGACGGCGATCTCGATCTGAGCACACTTTCCGATGACGAGCTCGTCGAACAGATGCATGACGATCTCTATGACGGCCTCGCCGACGAGATCGTCGACGGCGTCAACATCCTGCTCGGCCGCGGCTGGACCCCCTATGAAGTGCTGACCAAGGCCCTCGTCGAGGGCATGCGCATCGTCGGCGTCGATTTTCGCGACGGCATCCTGTTCGTGCCGGAAGTGCTGATGTCCGCCAATTCGATGAAGGCCGGCATGCATGTGCTGCGCCCGCTCCTGGCCGAGACGGGCGCCCCCAAGGTCGGCAAGATGGTGATCGGCACCGTCAAGGGCGACATCCACGACATCGGCAAGAATCTCGTCACCATGATGATGGAAGGCGCCGGCTTCGAGGTGATCGACCTCGGCATCAACAACCCCGTCGACAATTATCTCGAGGCGATCGAGAAGCACCAGCCGGAAATCCTCGGCATGTCCGCTCTCCTGACCACGACCATGCCCTATATGAAGGTCGTGATCGATACGATGAAGGAAAAGGGCATCCGCTCCGACTATATCGTGCTGGTCGGCGGCGCGCCGCTCAACGAGGCCTTCGCCGACGCGGTGGGCGCCGATGCCTATTGCCGCGACGCGGCGATCGCGGTCGAGACGGCGAAGACGCTGATCAGCAAGCGCCAGGGTTCGATACAGTCCAAGACGGCGTAA
- a CDS encoding DUF1638 domain-containing protein, with protein MGHSSASGASPRRTLVIACGALAREFLAVKQANGWDHLDITCLPAIWHNHPHKIPEGVRRKIRAGRAAYDEILCLYGDCGTGGLLDDVLKEEGVERIDGPHCYSFFAGAQTFDAMQDEEIGTFYLTDFLVRHFDRFVIKGLGLDRHPQLLPVYFGNYRRVMVLVQFPDAALEEKARAAAERLGLPLVVHHTGLVGIEAFLKKAPGVAGDPAAPAGVPKA; from the coding sequence ATGGGCCATTCTTCGGCAAGCGGCGCTTCGCCGCGCAGAACGCTCGTCATCGCCTGCGGCGCGCTGGCGCGCGAATTCCTGGCGGTCAAGCAGGCCAATGGCTGGGACCATCTCGACATCACCTGCCTGCCGGCGATCTGGCACAACCATCCCCACAAGATCCCCGAGGGCGTGCGGCGCAAGATCCGCGCCGGCCGCGCCGCCTATGACGAGATCCTCTGCCTCTACGGCGATTGCGGCACGGGCGGCCTGCTCGACGACGTCCTGAAGGAGGAGGGCGTCGAGCGGATCGACGGGCCGCACTGCTATTCCTTCTTCGCGGGGGCGCAGACCTTCGACGCCATGCAGGACGAGGAGATCGGCACCTTCTACCTCACCGACTTCCTGGTGCGCCATTTCGACCGCTTTGTGATCAAGGGGCTCGGGCTCGACCGCCATCCGCAATTGCTGCCGGTCTATTTCGGCAATTACCGGCGCGTGATGGTCCTGGTGCAGTTCCCCGATGCCGCCCTGGAAGAGAAGGCGAGGGCGGCGGCCGAACGTCTCGGCCTGCCGCTCGTGGTGCATCACACCGGCCTCGTCGGCATCGAAGCGTTCCTGAAGAAGGCTCCCGGCGTGGCGGGCGACCCCGCGGCGCCTGCCGGCGTGCCGAAGGCCTGA
- the rlmN gene encoding 23S rRNA (adenine(2503)-C(2))-methyltransferase RlmN translates to MTALSLDPTSRPQPAAPPALPSARKPSLAGLDRAGLAEAMAAIDVPAGEVRMRVNQLHHWLYVRGAASFAAMTNVSKHLRARLEEAYTLDRPEIVTEQVSADGTRKWLMRMPATGPHDRGAEIETVYIPDESRGTLCVSSQVGCTLTCTFCHTGTQKLVRNLTAAEIVAQLLVARDRLGDWPDREPPEGAIVPRDGGRFISNVVLMGMGEPLYNYDNVTTALRVMSDQDGLCLSRRRITLSTSGVVPMIGPLGEGINPALAISLHATRDDLRDTLVPLNRKYPIADLLEACRNYAGLSNARRITFEYVMLKGVNDSLGEARALVKLLKGIPAKINLIPFNPWPGSPYECSDWETIEAFSDVVFNAGYASPIRTPRGRDILAACGQLKSESQKMRARERIALEADAMKKLAVEAFYAHGIGDAGADEA, encoded by the coding sequence ATGACTGCCCTTTCTCTCGACCCGACTTCCCGGCCGCAGCCGGCCGCCCCGCCTGCCCTGCCTTCGGCCCGCAAGCCCTCGCTTGCGGGGCTCGACCGCGCGGGGCTGGCCGAGGCGATGGCGGCCATCGACGTGCCCGCCGGCGAGGTGAGGATGCGCGTCAACCAGCTTCACCACTGGCTCTATGTGCGCGGCGCCGCCTCCTTCGCCGCCATGACCAACGTCTCCAAGCACCTGCGCGCCAGGCTGGAGGAAGCCTATACGCTCGACCGGCCCGAGATCGTCACCGAGCAGGTTTCGGCCGACGGCACGCGCAAATGGCTGATGCGCATGCCGGCCACCGGCCCGCATGATCGCGGCGCCGAGATCGAGACCGTCTACATTCCCGATGAGAGCCGCGGCACGCTCTGCGTCTCCAGCCAGGTCGGCTGCACGCTGACCTGCACCTTCTGCCACACCGGCACGCAGAAGCTGGTGCGCAACCTCACCGCCGCCGAGATCGTGGCGCAGCTCCTGGTGGCGCGCGACCGCCTCGGCGACTGGCCGGACCGGGAGCCGCCGGAAGGCGCGATCGTGCCGCGCGACGGCGGGCGTTTCATCTCGAACGTCGTGCTGATGGGCATGGGCGAGCCGCTCTACAATTACGACAACGTCACCACCGCCCTGAGGGTGATGTCGGACCAGGACGGGCTCTGCCTGTCGCGCCGGCGCATCACCCTGTCGACCTCAGGCGTGGTGCCGATGATCGGGCCGCTGGGCGAAGGCATCAATCCGGCGCTCGCCATCTCGCTGCATGCCACCCGTGACGACCTGCGCGACACGCTGGTGCCGCTGAACAGGAAATATCCCATCGCCGATCTGTTGGAGGCCTGCCGCAACTATGCCGGGCTCTCCAACGCCCGGCGCATCACCTTCGAATATGTCATGCTCAAGGGCGTCAACGACAGCCTCGGCGAAGCCAGGGCGCTGGTGAAGCTGCTCAAGGGCATCCCCGCCAAGATCAACCTGATCCCATTCAATCCCTGGCCCGGCAGCCCGTATGAATGCTCGGACTGGGAGACGATCGAGGCGTTCTCCGACGTGGTGTTCAACGCCGGCTACGCCTCGCCCATCCGCACGCCACGCGGACGCGACATCCTGGCCGCCTGCGGCCAGCTCAAGAGCGAGAGCCAGAAGATGCGGGCGCGCGAGCGCATCGCCCTCGAGGCCGACGCCATGAAGAAGCTGGCGGTGGAGGCCTTCTACGCCCACGGCATCGGCGATGCAGGGGCGGACGAGGCGTGA